The following nucleotide sequence is from Methanobrevibacter thaueri.
ACTCTGATACAGAATTTATTTTCTAAATAATTATAAAATCAGGTTGTTAAGAGTAATAAATAATGTTATGCTGTAACCAATTCATATTCAATAGCTGGAATACCATTTAAATTAGTTGTGATTCTATTCATTCCAAAAGTTTGTGTTTTATTATGGACCGGAACTGCTAATTTGACTTTTAAATTTATAGCATCTTCAGTGATTATTGATTGAATAGTAATTTTAGTTAAATTATTAAAATGACTTTTATCCAGATTGAATATTTTAGATG
It contains:
- a CDS encoding DUF2283 domain-containing protein — protein: MNNKVVYDYDRQGDSLFIYCVDDYEYEVSLELDNDVILDIDKDGKPVAFEFLNASKIFNLDKSHFNNLTKITIQSIITEDAINLKVKLAVPVHNKTQTFGMNRITTNLNGIPAIEYELVTA